One window of the Chitinophaga niabensis genome contains the following:
- a CDS encoding RagB/SusD family nutrient uptake outer membrane protein — MKIYKLKMLLIVTGMMLFSCNSVLELQPTDKIRAEDLFGDPQGVKLYMANLYYQLPIEDFAYFRAGFNQNGGDPNNGGWAAAMAADEAMHSEFGDFIGDGDYHYWEPGYKLIRDVNLLIDAIPTLDILAPEKAVLTGEANFIKAFAYFGLAKRYGGVSLIKATQKYTGNVEDLKVPRSTEKETWDYVLELCDVAIANLGAERGRRASKWAAYALKSRAALHAASLAKFGSRAPMSGTAVTQKLVGLDAADAAGYYAACIAASQAVMTSGVHSLYMPNPLNVDAAAENYRALFQDPNVAKDNEAILIKGYTLPGNNQGHNYDIWYQPAQAANGWPHPGRMNPTLDLVDAYEAYANPGQEAPIVTTAEGNVTDYNGFNPALNYIRYDSPNDIFKGKDARLWATTILPGTIWKNIPIIIQAGYVKPDGTTAIRIKDQIDVGGTTYYTYGAASTTQYSGFDTYGGNNTRTGFGFKKFMNQNNPIVPGWNQSTSDWVEFRYAEVLLNFAEAVVESGTGDAAAAAKAINDIRKRAGHTVDIPLTAANVQRERRVELAFENKRFWDLIRRREFHTTFNNRYMHTLLPLRDLRTSPAKYIFVRVNTPNSNTRTFEPKAYYRYIPGIGANGLVQNPQY, encoded by the coding sequence ATGAAAATCTATAAATTGAAAATGTTATTGATCGTTACAGGCATGATGCTCTTCAGCTGTAACAGTGTGCTGGAACTTCAGCCTACAGACAAGATCAGGGCAGAAGACCTCTTCGGCGATCCACAGGGTGTTAAGCTCTATATGGCTAACCTCTATTACCAACTGCCTATTGAAGACTTTGCATATTTCAGGGCAGGCTTCAACCAGAACGGCGGCGACCCCAATAACGGCGGCTGGGCTGCTGCCATGGCAGCGGATGAGGCGATGCACTCAGAGTTCGGCGACTTTATCGGAGACGGGGATTATCATTACTGGGAGCCGGGTTATAAACTGATCCGTGATGTGAACCTGCTGATAGATGCCATCCCTACCCTGGATATCCTCGCACCTGAAAAAGCAGTGCTCACCGGTGAAGCAAATTTCATTAAAGCATTTGCTTACTTCGGGCTTGCCAAGAGATATGGTGGTGTTTCCCTGATCAAGGCCACACAGAAGTATACAGGTAATGTAGAAGATCTTAAAGTGCCCCGCAGCACTGAAAAAGAAACATGGGATTATGTACTGGAGCTTTGTGATGTGGCTATTGCCAACCTTGGTGCGGAAAGAGGCAGGCGTGCATCCAAATGGGCTGCCTATGCTTTAAAATCACGTGCTGCTTTACATGCTGCTTCCCTGGCTAAATTCGGCAGCAGGGCACCTATGTCCGGCACCGCGGTTACGCAGAAACTGGTAGGGCTGGATGCTGCTGATGCTGCAGGTTATTATGCTGCCTGTATCGCTGCTTCCCAGGCTGTCATGACTTCCGGCGTACATTCCCTTTACATGCCTAACCCGCTTAACGTTGACGCAGCTGCTGAGAATTACCGCGCATTATTCCAGGACCCTAACGTGGCAAAAGATAATGAAGCCATCCTCATCAAAGGATATACCTTACCGGGTAACAACCAGGGGCATAACTATGATATCTGGTACCAGCCTGCACAGGCTGCCAACGGATGGCCTCACCCTGGCAGAATGAACCCAACGCTGGATCTCGTGGATGCTTATGAAGCTTATGCCAACCCGGGCCAGGAAGCGCCTATCGTTACCACGGCAGAAGGAAATGTAACAGATTATAACGGCTTCAATCCGGCATTGAATTACATCCGTTATGATTCTCCCAACGATATCTTTAAAGGAAAAGATGCACGCCTCTGGGCTACCACCATTCTTCCAGGTACAATCTGGAAAAATATACCCATCATCATACAGGCAGGTTATGTGAAACCGGATGGTACAACGGCTATCCGCATCAAAGACCAGATAGATGTTGGCGGTACTACTTATTATACTTATGGTGCAGCCAGCACTACACAGTATTCCGGTTTTGATACTTATGGCGGTAATAATACGCGTACCGGTTTCGGGTTCAAAAAGTTCATGAACCAGAACAATCCTATTGTTCCGGGCTGGAACCAGAGCACTTCAGACTGGGTTGAATTCAGGTATGCAGAAGTACTGCTGAACTTTGCAGAAGCGGTAGTGGAAAGCGGTACCGGCGATGCGGCCGCTGCTGCCAAAGCGATCAACGATATCCGCAAACGTGCAGGGCACACGGTAGATATTCCTTTAACCGCAGCCAATGTACAAAGGGAAAGAAGAGTGGAACTGGCTTTTGAGAACAAACGTTTCTGGGACCTGATCCGCAGGAGAGAATTCCATACCACTTTCAACAACCGGTATATGCATACGCTGCTGCCGTTGAGAGACCTGAGGACCTCACCTGCCAAGTACATCTTTGTACGGGTGAACACACCCAACTCCAACACCAGGACCTTTGAACCAAAGGCGTACTACCGTTACATTCCAGGCATCGGGGCCAATGGTCTTGTTCAAAACCCGCAGTACTAA
- a CDS encoding DUF3823 domain-containing protein, protein MKKLSSIILIAALAFASCEKDNYNGPDAGLSGNFIDATTKALVEQDIIRGTEIEILEKGYTEAQYLIVKNDGTYANTLLFSNTYTVRPVRGNFIPIEAQEVNIQGQTKLDFTVTPFIRVNNVSIVKTGTKVVATFKLQQNVINNVQKIGLYAHQDSRVGEPMRQVASERDINAVVDANTVYTLEIDLAANSTILKPGKPFYFRVGAKIDMGETKFNYAPAVKIDL, encoded by the coding sequence ATGAAAAAGTTAAGTTCTATCATACTGATCGCAGCACTGGCCTTTGCTTCCTGTGAGAAAGATAATTACAATGGGCCCGATGCAGGATTGTCCGGCAACTTCATCGATGCTACCACAAAAGCACTCGTGGAACAGGATATCATCCGTGGTACGGAAATAGAGATCCTGGAAAAAGGATATACGGAAGCGCAATACCTCATTGTTAAAAATGACGGTACTTATGCTAACACCCTGTTGTTCTCCAATACCTACACCGTTAGGCCGGTGAGAGGTAACTTCATTCCCATTGAAGCACAGGAAGTGAATATACAGGGGCAGACCAAACTGGATTTTACCGTAACACCTTTCATCCGCGTGAACAATGTGAGCATTGTTAAAACCGGCACCAAGGTAGTGGCTACTTTCAAACTGCAGCAGAACGTGATCAACAATGTACAGAAGATAGGCCTCTATGCACACCAGGATTCCCGCGTGGGAGAACCCATGCGCCAGGTGGCCAGTGAGCGTGATATCAATGCAGTAGTGGATGCCAATACGGTATATACATTAGAGATAGACCTCGCTGCCAACAGCACGATCCTTAAACCCGGCAAGCCTTTTTATTTCAGGGTAGGTGCTAAGATAGATATGGGTGAAACCAAGTTTAACTATGCTCCCGCTGTTAAAATAGACTTGTAA
- a CDS encoding glycoside hydrolase family 71/99-like protein codes for MRKYALILAAVFLTLSCSKKTSSGPPPNPPGPPDPPVQEVVYDETGCLFKSYNGLVMAGYQGWFAAEGDASERGWYHFQNGSCGGFKPGCSTIDFWPDMTEYTKTYPSPFKFANGNTAPLYSPYDEESIDLHFKWMQQYGLDGVFMQRFVVEIKNSNVKGKRHFNKVLENALKAAKKYSRAICVMYDLSGCTAEDVAYLEQDWNELQTLFKLFDNVANPTYLRHNKRPMVTIWGVGFNDNRKYTIADVDRLVDKIKGPTKKTSVMLGVPYFWRTLKNDTENSTLLHTLIKKTDVIMPWAVGRYSNDNYANVAGGELAGDIQWCTTNQVDYVPLVFPGFSWGNLRNDPSLYNSIPRLKGDFLWKQVAGAKLSGAKSLYVAMFDEIDEGTAIYKCAREGELPLHADKRFIGIDADLPSDHYLWLTGQATRWFHGESGYTNTRPVR; via the coding sequence ATGAGAAAATACGCACTAATATTGGCAGCTGTTTTTTTAACCCTCAGCTGCTCTAAAAAAACATCCAGCGGACCGCCGCCCAATCCGCCGGGGCCACCAGACCCTCCTGTTCAGGAAGTAGTATATGATGAAACGGGCTGCCTTTTCAAATCCTATAATGGATTAGTAATGGCAGGGTACCAGGGCTGGTTTGCGGCGGAAGGTGATGCATCTGAAAGAGGCTGGTACCATTTCCAGAACGGCAGCTGCGGCGGTTTTAAACCAGGTTGCTCTACCATTGATTTCTGGCCTGATATGACGGAGTATACAAAAACTTACCCCTCTCCTTTCAAGTTTGCCAATGGAAATACTGCACCGCTGTACAGCCCCTACGATGAAGAAAGTATAGACCTGCATTTCAAATGGATGCAGCAGTATGGACTGGATGGTGTTTTTATGCAACGTTTTGTAGTAGAGATCAAGAACAGCAATGTTAAAGGCAAAAGGCATTTCAATAAAGTGCTGGAAAATGCATTGAAAGCAGCAAAGAAATACTCCCGTGCCATTTGCGTGATGTACGACCTCAGTGGCTGCACTGCAGAGGATGTAGCTTACCTGGAGCAGGACTGGAATGAATTGCAAACCTTGTTCAAACTGTTTGACAATGTGGCCAATCCCACCTACCTGCGCCATAACAAAAGACCAATGGTTACTATCTGGGGTGTAGGCTTCAATGATAACCGGAAGTACACGATTGCGGATGTAGACAGGTTGGTGGATAAGATAAAAGGACCTACCAAAAAAACATCTGTAATGTTAGGTGTGCCTTACTTCTGGAGAACTTTAAAAAATGATACAGAGAACTCCACCCTGCTGCACACGCTCATTAAAAAAACAGATGTGATTATGCCCTGGGCAGTGGGCCGTTACAGCAATGATAACTATGCCAATGTAGCCGGCGGCGAACTGGCAGGTGATATTCAATGGTGTACTACCAATCAAGTGGATTATGTACCATTGGTATTTCCCGGTTTCAGCTGGGGCAATCTGAGGAACGATCCTTCCCTCTATAATTCCATTCCGCGCCTGAAAGGAGATTTTCTCTGGAAGCAGGTGGCAGGCGCAAAACTGTCCGGCGCAAAATCATTGTACGTGGCCATGTTTGATGAAATAGATGAAGGCACCGCCATTTACAAATGTGCGCGGGAAGGAGAACTTCCTTTGCATGCAGATAAACGTTTCATTGGCATTGATGCAGACCTTCCTTCAGACCATTACCTCTGGCTCACAGGCCAGGCCACCAGGTGGTTCCATGGAGAAAGCGGCTATACTAACACCAGACCTGTAAGATAA
- a CDS encoding glycoside hydrolase family 71/99-like protein, producing MRLLFTTLLILANTLLFSQLKHSKQTSYPTYKGLVMAGYQGWFRAEGDGSNARRFAYGNEDRSGIDMWPDVTEYEKTYNTPWKLKNGEPAKFFSSYDKSSVDLHFKWMQEYGVDGVFMQRFFNNAKNRDSISGVIMKNAFAAATRYKRAIAVMYDLSGLRGSGEDCSALIEDWKYMVDQLKVTNSPVYLHHNGKPLVTIWGVGFPDRPYNIRNIGLEKLMDFLQNDPVYGGCSIMLGVPTAWRTLNADCINDPYLHQLIRQCDIVLPWMVQRYSPLLHNDMDRYRDNLIDDLAWCRANKVDYVPCIYPGFSWHNLSRYEFPDDVKPVGSIPRQGGRFYWQQVATSLTAGASMLYVAMFDEVNEATAIFKGSNNPPVSTKTSFIDMDGMPSDHYLWLTGEAAKMLRNEKPLTLKMPVRK from the coding sequence ATGAGACTACTATTCACCACGTTGCTGATACTGGCGAACACCTTGCTCTTTTCGCAACTGAAACACAGTAAGCAAACCAGCTACCCTACTTATAAAGGACTTGTAATGGCAGGTTACCAGGGATGGTTCCGTGCAGAAGGAGACGGCTCCAATGCAAGGCGGTTCGCTTACGGGAATGAAGACCGCAGCGGCATAGACATGTGGCCGGATGTGACGGAGTATGAAAAAACGTATAACACTCCCTGGAAATTAAAGAACGGAGAACCGGCAAAGTTCTTCAGTTCTTACGATAAAAGTTCCGTAGACCTTCATTTTAAATGGATGCAGGAATATGGTGTTGATGGCGTGTTTATGCAAAGGTTCTTCAACAATGCCAAAAACCGGGATTCCATTTCCGGTGTTATTATGAAGAATGCCTTTGCCGCCGCCACCAGGTACAAAAGGGCCATTGCCGTGATGTATGATCTTTCCGGCCTGAGAGGTTCCGGAGAAGATTGTTCTGCCCTGATAGAGGACTGGAAATATATGGTGGACCAGTTGAAGGTCACCAACTCGCCTGTCTATCTGCACCATAACGGCAAACCGCTGGTGACCATATGGGGCGTTGGCTTTCCTGACCGCCCGTATAACATCCGCAATATTGGACTGGAAAAACTGATGGACTTTCTGCAGAATGACCCGGTGTATGGAGGATGTTCTATTATGCTGGGTGTACCCACTGCCTGGCGTACGCTGAATGCAGATTGCATCAATGATCCTTACCTGCATCAGCTGATCCGGCAGTGTGATATTGTATTACCCTGGATGGTACAACGTTATTCTCCTTTATTACATAACGATATGGACCGTTACCGCGATAACCTGATAGATGACCTGGCCTGGTGCAGGGCGAATAAAGTAGATTATGTGCCATGTATCTATCCCGGTTTCAGCTGGCATAACCTGAGCCGTTATGAGTTCCCTGACGATGTGAAGCCCGTAGGCTCTATACCCCGCCAGGGTGGCCGCTTTTACTGGCAGCAGGTAGCTACCTCTTTAACTGCGGGAGCTTCCATGCTGTATGTGGCTATGTTTGATGAAGTGAATGAAGCTACGGCTATCTTTAAAGGCAGTAATAACCCGCCGGTGAGTACAAAAACCTCCTTTATTGATATGGATGGCATGCCTTCTGATCATTATCTCTGGCTAACAGGGGAAGCGGCTAAAATGCTGCGGAATGAAAAACCCCTGACCCTGAAGATGCCGGTCAGAAAGTAA
- a CDS encoding tyrosine-protein phosphatase, with protein sequence MRSDLLLHDMHSHLLPALDDGAKHLEDSLSLIRQLSALGYKKLITTPHVISGLYYNSADTIFPALEVLRAAVEKEGIPIELDAAAEYMMDDYFETLLEDKTPLLTINGKYVLVEFSYVAHPPNYRTIFFDLKMAGYEPILAHPERYMYLHQQFDVYRELFETGILLQVNLLSLMGYYGSRVQKVAMQLLEEGLVHFIGSDVHHQKHIDTISGFEMNRSLEKMFDKGLLRNEQL encoded by the coding sequence ATGCGTTCTGATCTGTTACTGCACGACATGCATTCGCACCTGCTACCCGCACTGGACGATGGGGCGAAACACCTGGAAGACTCGCTGTCGCTGATCCGTCAGCTCTCAGCATTGGGTTATAAGAAGCTGATCACCACGCCACATGTGATCTCCGGTCTTTACTACAACAGCGCGGATACTATTTTTCCTGCACTGGAGGTATTAAGGGCGGCGGTGGAAAAGGAAGGGATCCCAATTGAACTGGATGCGGCCGCGGAATACATGATGGATGATTATTTTGAAACATTGCTGGAAGACAAAACGCCGCTGCTCACCATCAACGGGAAATATGTACTGGTGGAATTTTCCTATGTGGCGCATCCTCCCAATTACAGGACCATCTTTTTTGATCTTAAGATGGCAGGGTATGAGCCCATCCTGGCGCACCCTGAGCGGTATATGTACCTGCATCAGCAGTTTGACGTTTACCGTGAATTATTTGAAACCGGCATCCTTTTGCAGGTGAACCTCTTATCTTTGATGGGATATTACGGCAGCCGCGTGCAGAAAGTGGCCATGCAGTTACTGGAAGAAGGATTGGTGCATTTTATTGGTTCAGATGTGCATCATCAGAAACATATTGATACAATTTCCGGATTTGAAATGAACCGTTCGCTGGAAAAAATGTTTGATAAGGGATTGCTCAGAAATGAACAATTATGA
- a CDS encoding undecaprenyl-phosphate glucose phosphotransferase produces the protein MLNRYLKIFLIQIIVVDFIFLNAIFFIAGFNWRQYDLLEHTGADAFLLVSNIAWAVALYTTGIYAVSQQLSYEKMARKTIQGLLLYFLVLLSFLFLYGHLYSRFFVIMYCLLFVSAVVISRLIFYWVTNSILNSKEIERKMVILGYNDLSKKLADNLLAEKSNLKFEGYFEEYSKVQELSYYPVIGGLKDCVPYAKSNNIREIYSTLSPEQFPYLYTLAYEAEQHFIHFRFVPDFKMFVNRQIYVDYFHNMPIISLRSEPLDDIANRIRKRLFDLVFSSIVVVFILSWLIPLLALLIRLESRGPVFFIQHRTGRNNKTFRCLKLRSMYVNKEANAKQATRNDSRFTRVGRILRKTNLDEMPQFLNVLLGDMSIIGPRPHMLKHTEEYSRIIQQYMIRHFLKPGISGWAQVNGFRGEITEDLQLRRRVEYDIWYMENWSVYLDLRIIFLTVANTIRGEKNAF, from the coding sequence ATGTTAAACCGGTATTTAAAAATATTTCTCATACAGATCATTGTGGTGGACTTCATCTTCCTGAATGCCATCTTTTTTATTGCAGGCTTCAACTGGCGGCAGTACGATCTGCTGGAACATACAGGGGCAGATGCTTTTTTGCTGGTCTCTAACATCGCCTGGGCGGTTGCCTTGTACACTACGGGTATTTATGCCGTAAGCCAGCAACTGTCCTACGAAAAAATGGCCAGGAAAACCATCCAGGGATTGCTGTTGTATTTCCTGGTATTACTTTCCTTCCTCTTTTTATACGGACATTTATATTCCCGCTTTTTTGTGATCATGTACTGCCTGCTGTTTGTATCAGCCGTAGTGATCAGCCGCCTGATATTTTACTGGGTCACCAACTCCATCCTTAATAGTAAGGAAATAGAACGGAAAATGGTGATACTCGGCTACAACGATCTCTCCAAGAAACTGGCTGATAATTTACTGGCAGAGAAAAGTAACCTGAAGTTTGAAGGCTATTTTGAAGAATATAGTAAAGTGCAGGAACTGTCCTACTACCCCGTAATAGGAGGGCTGAAGGATTGTGTGCCTTATGCAAAATCCAACAACATCCGGGAGATCTATTCCACTTTATCGCCGGAACAGTTTCCCTACCTGTATACACTGGCATATGAAGCAGAGCAGCATTTTATTCACTTCCGCTTTGTGCCTGACTTCAAGATGTTCGTGAACCGGCAGATCTATGTGGACTATTTCCATAACATGCCCATCATCTCCTTGCGCTCAGAGCCATTGGATGATATTGCGAACCGCATCCGCAAACGCCTCTTTGACCTGGTGTTCAGTTCCATTGTAGTGGTGTTCATCTTAAGCTGGCTCATTCCTCTGCTGGCATTACTGATCCGCCTGGAATCCAGGGGGCCGGTGTTCTTTATCCAGCACCGTACCGGCAGGAATAACAAAACATTCCGCTGCCTGAAGTTGCGCAGCATGTACGTGAATAAAGAAGCCAATGCCAAACAGGCCACGCGTAACGACAGCAGGTTTACCCGCGTGGGCCGCATCCTCCGGAAAACCAACCTGGATGAGATGCCGCAATTCCTGAATGTACTACTGGGCGATATGTCTATCATCGGCCCAAGGCCACATATGCTGAAACATACAGAAGAATATTCCCGCATCATTCAGCAATACATGATCCGCCACTTCCTGAAACCCGGCATCAGCGGATGGGCACAGGTGAATGGCTTCCGCGGCGAGATCACGGAAGACCTGCAATTGCGCAGGCGCGTGGAATACGACATCTGGTACATGGAGAACTGGTCTGTTTACCTGGATCTGCGTATCATATTTTTAACCGTAGCGAATACGATAAGAGGAGAGAAAAATGCGTTCTGA
- a CDS encoding WcaI family glycosyltransferase, producing MSKRLLLIGGNFAPEPTGIGKYNGEMINWLVDNGYECTVITSYPYYPQWAVQQPYQRIKSWYKKEVLRDGKLKIYRCPQYVPAKPSGKKRILLDLSFCLSAFFKLLQLIPAKKYDVVITVVPSFQLGLLAVLYKKLRGAKFLYHIQDMQIEAARDLQMIRSKRAINMLLGVEKYILKQADIVSSISDGMMQKIGEKAEKDIFFFPNWVDTALFHPLEDKTALKLEYGFSATDKVLLYSGAIGEKQGLESILYAAQAMQDRKDLQFLICGSGPYKEQLQQQAQKMGLKQVTFLPLQSFETFNRFLNMADVHLVIQKASASDLVMPSKLTTILAVGGMALITANPGSGLHTLVQQHRIGLVVNAEDQEALNEGIRLAVGEEAREVTRQARAYAAEHLSIGRVMRRFEEYVVQRNY from the coding sequence ATGAGTAAAAGGTTATTACTGATAGGCGGAAATTTTGCACCGGAGCCAACAGGCATCGGTAAGTATAACGGGGAAATGATCAACTGGCTGGTGGATAACGGTTATGAATGTACCGTGATCACTTCCTATCCGTATTATCCGCAATGGGCAGTTCAGCAGCCTTACCAGCGGATCAAATCCTGGTATAAGAAAGAGGTCCTGCGTGATGGTAAGCTGAAGATATACCGTTGCCCGCAATATGTACCTGCTAAACCATCCGGCAAAAAACGCATTCTGCTGGACCTTTCTTTTTGCCTTTCCGCTTTCTTCAAGCTACTGCAATTGATCCCTGCTAAAAAATATGATGTGGTGATCACGGTAGTGCCTTCTTTTCAATTGGGCCTGCTGGCAGTACTGTATAAAAAGCTCCGCGGCGCTAAATTCCTCTATCATATACAGGATATGCAGATAGAAGCTGCGAGAGACCTGCAGATGATCCGTTCCAAACGGGCTATCAATATGCTGCTGGGTGTGGAAAAATACATCCTGAAACAGGCAGACATTGTGAGCAGTATCTCAGACGGTATGATGCAGAAGATAGGAGAGAAGGCAGAGAAGGACATATTCTTTTTCCCCAACTGGGTAGATACGGCACTGTTCCATCCTTTGGAAGATAAAACTGCGCTGAAGCTGGAATATGGTTTCTCCGCTACAGATAAAGTGTTATTGTATTCCGGCGCGATAGGAGAAAAGCAGGGCCTTGAATCCATCCTGTATGCCGCACAGGCTATGCAGGACAGGAAAGACCTGCAATTCCTGATCTGCGGCTCCGGGCCTTATAAAGAACAGTTGCAGCAACAGGCACAGAAGATGGGATTAAAACAGGTCACCTTTTTACCCCTGCAGTCATTTGAAACCTTCAATCGCTTTCTGAATATGGCAGATGTACACCTGGTGATACAAAAAGCCAGTGCCAGCGACCTGGTGATGCCTTCCAAACTTACCACTATCCTGGCAGTAGGCGGTATGGCTTTGATCACGGCCAACCCTGGATCAGGCCTTCACACGTTGGTGCAGCAGCACAGGATTGGCTTGGTGGTGAATGCAGAAGACCAGGAAGCATTAAATGAAGGCATCCGCCTGGCAGTTGGGGAAGAAGCCCGGGAGGTTACACGGCAGGCACGTGCCTATGCAGCGGAGCATCTGTCTATCGGAAGAGTGATGCGCAGATTTGAAGAATATGTTGTTCAACGCAATTATTAA
- a CDS encoding WcaF family extracellular polysaccharide biosynthesis acetyltransferase, which yields MRTDLSTFNVGNYKAGPGWKVFTWYFVNYYIFNSALPWPYSFKRKLLQLFGAKVGKGLVIKTKVRIKNPWRLEIGDHCWIGESVWIDNLEDVSIGDHVCLSQGVLLLTGNHDYTLPDFPYRLGKIKIEDGAWIGAESVVCPGVTCSSHAILTVNSVATKNMEAWQIYSGNPASFVRKRNMK from the coding sequence ATGAGAACTGACCTGTCAACATTCAACGTAGGCAATTATAAAGCTGGGCCGGGATGGAAAGTGTTCACCTGGTACTTTGTGAACTATTACATTTTTAACAGCGCACTGCCATGGCCTTATAGTTTTAAAAGAAAACTCTTACAGCTGTTTGGTGCCAAAGTGGGCAAAGGACTTGTGATCAAAACAAAAGTACGGATCAAGAATCCCTGGCGCCTGGAAATAGGAGATCATTGCTGGATAGGAGAATCTGTATGGATAGATAACCTGGAAGATGTGAGCATCGGCGATCATGTATGCCTTTCACAGGGCGTGTTACTGCTCACTGGCAATCACGACTATACTCTGCCTGATTTTCCATACCGCCTGGGTAAGATAAAGATTGAAGATGGCGCCTGGATAGGTGCGGAATCTGTTGTATGCCCCGGCGTTACCTGCAGCTCTCATGCTATCCTTACGGTTAATTCCGTAGCCACAAAAAATATGGAGGCCTGGCAGATCTATTCAGGGAACCCTGCATCCTTTGTTCGTAAACGCAACATGAAATGA
- a CDS encoding glycosyltransferase family 2 protein, translating to MKIAVVILTYNESKHIGRCLDSMKQISDDIYIIDAFSTDDTVAIAERYGAKVFPRKWLNYADQFQWALENCGITTPWVMRMDADEYLEPALIKEIQTALIPDNITGIYIRRKVLFKDKWIRYGGFYPHTLLRIWRNAQGSIEQRWMDEHIVLSGGDTMLFKEHIVDHNLNSIHWWVNKHNNYAIREMVDLLNIKYRFLETDERLITSESSQAKRKRFLKEKVYATLSPGARASMYFFFRYFLRFGFMDGYKGFIFHFMQGYWYRLLVDVNMKEFEDKLNGDTSKEKLKALLRSDYNISL from the coding sequence ATGAAGATCGCAGTCGTTATCCTTACTTATAATGAATCCAAACATATTGGCCGCTGCCTGGATAGCATGAAGCAGATATCTGACGATATCTATATCATAGACGCCTTTTCTACAGACGATACGGTAGCTATTGCAGAACGGTATGGGGCAAAGGTCTTCCCCCGTAAATGGCTGAACTATGCAGACCAGTTCCAGTGGGCATTGGAGAACTGTGGTATCACCACCCCCTGGGTGATGCGGATGGATGCAGACGAATACCTGGAGCCGGCATTGATCAAAGAAATTCAAACAGCCCTTATTCCTGATAATATCACCGGCATCTATATCCGCAGAAAAGTGCTGTTCAAAGATAAATGGATCCGCTACGGCGGTTTCTATCCGCATACCTTACTGCGCATCTGGCGCAATGCACAGGGTAGTATAGAACAACGCTGGATGGATGAACATATTGTGTTATCAGGCGGCGATACCATGTTATTCAAAGAACATATTGTAGATCATAACCTGAACTCTATTCACTGGTGGGTGAACAAACATAATAACTACGCCATCCGGGAAATGGTAGACCTCCTGAACATCAAATACCGTTTCCTGGAAACAGATGAACGGCTGATCACCAGCGAAAGCTCCCAGGCTAAACGCAAACGCTTTTTAAAAGAAAAAGTATATGCCACGCTTTCTCCCGGTGCACGGGCTTCCATGTATTTCTTCTTCCGCTACTTCCTGCGTTTTGGGTTTATGGACGGATACAAGGGATTTATTTTCCACTTCATGCAGGGGTACTGGTACCGCCTGCTGGTGGATGTGAACATGAAAGAGTTTGAGGATAAACTGAACGGGGATACCAGTAAGGAAAAACTGAAAGCATTACTAAGATCTGATTATAATATTTCCCTCTAA